CAGCCCCGTGTGCGATTATCTGAAATTTGTATGTAATTTGTTGCCCGGTGCATAACCCGTTACTACATATGCGATACTATCTATGCCTGGCCCTGGCCTTATCCCTTGCCCATTCGGCGCGCGCACAGCAATTTGGCGGCAACCGGCCTGCCGTGAAATGGCGGCAGGTGAATTCGGATACGGTGCGGGTAATATTCCCGGCCGGGCTTGAAGCGCAGGGCAAACGGGTGGCCGATGTGGTGCACCATATCGCCAGGTCACACACGGCAACGCTGGGCACCACCGTCCGCAAAGTCGATATCATCCTCCAGCATGAAACCATGCAAAGCAACGGCTTCGTACAGCTGGGGCCTTTCCGGTCGGTTTTCTATCTCACCCCGCCACCCAATTCCGCCGACCTGGGCGCCCTCAACTGGGCCGATCAGCTGGCCCTGCACGAATACCGCCACGTCGTACAGAACAACAATTTCCGTAAAGGCGTCAGCAAAGCAGGGTATTACGTGTTCGGCGAACTGGGCCAGGCCGCCGTGACCAATATCGCCGTGCCTGACTGGTTCTGGGAAGGCGACGCCGTGGTTACCGAAACCGCCCTCAGCCAACAGGGAAGGGGCCGCCTCCCGGCGTTCTTCGACGGTTACCGGGCATTGGCGCTGTCCGGCAAGGATTACAGCTACATGCAGATCCGGAACGGTTCATTCCGGAAATACATCCCCAACCATTACCAGACCGGTTACCTCATGACCAGTTTCGGTCGCCTGCAATACGGGCAGGATTTCTGGAAAGGGGTGACCGACGACGCCGTGCGGTACCGCCGCTTGTTCTATCCTTTCTCCCAAAGCCTGAAACGGCGCACCGGCCGCAACGCCGCGGCTTTCTTCGATACAGCTTTCAAATACTACCGCAAAAACTGGAGCGCCGCCGCCACCGAGCCCGTAGATACACTCGACGTTCCCATGCCCGCGCTTTCGAAGCGCAATACCGTTGAGAACTTCAGCTACCTGTACGCTACCAAAGGCCCCGGGCTGGTGTTCCTGCATAACTCTTTCGAAACCATTCCCGCCATCTACCACCATTACGGCACGGGGCGCGTCTTCCGGCAGGTGGCGCCCGGCGTGGGATTCGATAATTACTTCAGTTACCGCGACGAACATTTCCTCTGGACCGAAAGCCGGTACAACGCCCGCTGGGGCTGGGACGAGCGTTCGGTTGTCGTAATTTACAAACCCGGCAGCCTCCACAACCGTCATATCCTTACACATGAGCGCCGCTGCTTTTCACCGGATTTGTCCCACGACCATAAAACCGTTGTGGTAACCGCGCTCACGCCGGAACAGCAATACCGCCTCGAACTGCTGGACGCCGGTACGGGCGAAGTAAAGGCACGGCTGCCCAATCCCGAAAACTGGTATTACACTTACCCGAAATTCGCGCCCGGCGATCAGGCCATCGTGGCCGCGGTGCGCGACAGCACGGGGCGGATGGCGCTTGTGCGCCAGCATGTGGCGGGCGGGGCCGCGGAGATCCTGGTGCCCTTCGGCATGCGGACGATCGGCATCCCGCTGGTGCACGAAGGCAGGGTGTACTTTACCGCCGCTTTCGCCGACGCCGATGATATTTACAGCGTTCCCCTCGCCGGCGGCGGCCTCCGCCGGCATACGCACCGCCCCAACGGGGTGCGCCAGGTGGCCGTGTCGGAAGGCAAATTCGTGTTCAACGAGTTTACGGCCGACGGCTACCGCCTCTTCTCCATGCCCCTCAACGAAGGCGAGCCTTTCAATCCCTCTGCAAATCATCACAGCGCCTGGTTACAGCCCGATTTCGGCGAAGGGGGCGATATGTTGGGGCAAGTCAAGGATGAAGGAAGAGAGGTCCGTAAATACGCTAAAACACACCGTTTATTCAATTTCCACAGCTGGCTCCCGGTGATCGACGATCCGGATTACGGATGGTACCTCCTCGGGGAGAACGTGCTGGGCACCTTCCAGACGCGCCTGGGGGCCGGATACAACCGTAATGAAAGCAGCCCGTCGGTAAGCGGACAGGTGGCCTGGGGCGGGTGGTTTCCCGTGCTGCGCGCAGGGGGTGATTATAAATTCAACCGGTATCTCAATATCAGCGACACCGTACAGGTACAGTGGAACGAAATGGACTGGTATGCGGGAATGAGCCTGCCTTTGCGGCTGAATTCCGGGAAATTCTACCGGGGCCTCACGGTCAGCGCCGATTACCATCAGGTAACACGGACCCGCGCCGGCAACAGCAAATACGCATTCCGGGACGACAACATCCAGTATCTTGATGTCGGTTTCGGTTTTTCGAACCAGCGGATCAAGGCGCAGCAGCAGATTTATTCGCATTTCGCACAGGGGCTTACGCTGCGTTACAGCAAATCGGTGAACAACATCCCCGCGGAGCAGCTTTTCGGCCGGGCAGATCTGTATTTCCCCGGTTTCCGGAACCCGCACAGCATCGTGGTGCAATTGTCGTACCTGCAAAAAGACACGAGCCTGCGTTATGCCTTCAGTGATCCATTCCAATATGCGCGGGGTTACAGCAAGCCATTTTACGAGCATGTTTTCAAGGTGGGATCGAATTATCATTTCCCGGTGGCTTATCCCGACTGGGGATTTGCCAACCTGCTGTATTTCTCGCGGATCCGGGCGAATGTTTTCCACGACTTTATGACTGCATTCAACTTTAGGAACCGCCGCCACGTTACATATGAATCGGCCGGCGGGGAATTGTTTTTTGATACGAAAATCGGCAATGTGTTGCCCTTTACTTTCGGGATGCGCTATAGCCATTTGTTCAACGACAATCCCGGCGACCCTTCGCGGAAGGGGCGTTTCGAGCTGATCATTCCTATCCAGCAACTCTTTTCATACTAAATAACCGTGCATGCGACCACCTGTTCTGAAGCCGCCATTTTACATGAAACTGAGCCATATCCTGCTCGCCCTCGTCCTCATCGTCGTGATCCTGCGGACGATGAAAGACATCCTGGCGCCGGTGGCTTTCGGTTTCCTTTTCGCCATCCTGCTGCTGCCGCTGGCGCAGGGGCTGGAACGGCTGAAATTGCCCAGGGGCGCCGCTTGCGGGTTGGCGGTTCTGATATTCGTGATTTTTATGGCGGGAGGATTGTATTTTATTTCCTGGCAAACCTCCAGCTTCCTCACCGACCTGCCCGTGCTGGAAAAACGGCTGATGGTGCTGGCTACGGATCTGACCGTCTGGATCGATGATAAATTCCACATCGATTCGGACCAGCAGGTAGCCTGGATCAATGAGAACGCGGCGAAGAGCATCACTTCGCTGTCGAACTTCATCGTGAACGCGGTTACTTCCGTTTCATCGGTCCTGATTTTTCTCGTCTTCATTCCCCTTTATACTTTTTTCCTCCTTTTTTACCGCCGTTTGCTGGTGCAGTTCCTGCTGCGCCTTTTCCGTCGCGAATACGCGGGAGAAGTGCATGAAGTGATCGCCCACAGCAGGCTGGTGGTGAAAAGCTATGTGGTGGGATTGTTTATCGAGATGCTCGTGGTGGCGGGCCTGTACATCCTGGCGCTGGTATGCCTCGGTGTGAAATATGCTGTACTGCTGGGCACTTTGGGCGCTATTTTCAATATTATTCCCTACCTCGGCATGGTGCTCACCATCCTGGTGACGGTGTTGGTGACATTGACGACGGGCACGGCAGGACAAGCCTTCTGGGCCGCAGCCATCATGTTCGGTATCCATTTGCTCGACGCAAACGTGTTGCTGCCGAGGATCGTTGGGTCGAAGGTGTCTATCAACGCCATGGTAACGTTGCTCGGCGTATTTATCGGGAGCATGATCTGGGGGATCGCCGGGATGTTCATTTCCATTCCCACGATGGCGCTGCTGAAGGTGGTGTTCGATAAAATCCCGAACATGCGCCCCTGGGGCATGATCATGGGAAATGAAGATTAGCGGACGGTGACGCGAAGCTCCGGAACGCGGTAGAATTTATCTTCCGTATACCGGATCACGATGTTGGAGAAGATGAGGGATTCGCCTTTCTGGATGGTTTCTTTCAGGCGCTGGCTCCACAATGGGCTGAGACGCTCACCTTTGAAGGAATCGCCGGTGGTTTCGGTGTAAAAGCCCACCTGGCTGGTGGTATCGTTCATGTATGCCTCTTTCGCCACGTAGATAAAATCGAAAGATACGACCGGGAATTTGTTGTTTTTCTGATCGCGCACGACTAACGCAGAATCCAGTATTTTCAGGACTTCGGGGCGGGGGATGGAATCGCTGAGGTAAATGCCCCAGGTGGTTCTGAAGCGCAGTTTGCCGTCGGCCGCCGATGCAGCCGGTTTAGCCGGCTTAGCGGCTGGTTTTGGTTTGGAAGTCTGCGCCACTGAAATGGCGGATATCCCGGTAAACAGTGCGAGCGTTATCAGCAATTGCTTCATCATAGGGCAAAAAAAGGATCGTCCGGGTACAAAACGCCGGACGATCCTGAATATTATAACAGTTTCAGACTTTCTTCGATGGCCTGGATGCGGGCCTGGCAGTCGGCGAGTTTTCTGCGCTCCGATTCCACGGCTTCCGGTTTGGCGTTGGCCACGAACTTTTCGTTCTGCAGCTTCTTTTCCACGCTGGACAGGAAACCCTGCTGGTAGGCGAGGTCTTTCAGCAGCTGGTCTTTCTGCGCGGCCGGGTCCACTTCCTTCTCCGTTACCATGTAGAATTTGTCCGTTCCCACCACGATGGCCGCTGCGCCGGGGATCGCTTCGGTCGCATAACCGTACTCTTCCGCATTGAGTTGTTTGGCGAGGATGGTTTCGATGCGTTCAAACGCTTTGCGGTCCTGCGTTTCCACGAACAGCTTGATATTGTCTTTCGGTTTCAGCTGTTGTTTGTTACGGGCATCGCGGATGGCGGTGATCACATCTTTGGCGAGCGTGGCTTCTTCCAACAGACCGGCATTGATGCTGCCGGGCGCGGAGAACTGTTTGATCACCAGGTCGTCGCCTTCGGCGCGGTCGCGCAGGAGGTGGTAAATATCTTCGGTTACGAAAGGCATGAAGGGGTGGAGCAGCTGCATGAGTTGTTCGAAATACCCGATGGTTTTTTCATACACGCCTTTATCGATCGGCTGTTCGAACCCGGGCTTGATCCATTCGAGGTACCAGGAGCAGAAATCGTCCCAGATGAGGGAATAGAGTGCTTTGAGGGCTTCGCTGAGGCGGAACTCGCGGAAGAGTTTTTCCACTTCGGCATGTACTTCGTTGAGGCGGTTGCCAAACCATTCCACGGCGAATTCGGGAACGGGAGCGCCGGTGTTTTCGGCGGGCGTCCACATCTTCACGAGCTTCAGCGCGTTCCACATCTTGTTGTTGAAGAAACGGCCCTGTTCGCAGCTGGAATCGTCGAACAGCAGGTCGTTCCCTGCCGGCGAGGCGATCATGATGCCGAAGCGAACGGCGTCTGCACCAAACCTGTCGATGAGATCGAGCAAATCGGGCGAGTTACCGAGGGACTTGGACATCTTGCGGCCGAGCTTGTCGCGCACCATGCCGGTGAAGTACACGTCGGAGAACGGTTTCTCGTTATGGTATTCCTGGCCGGCCATGATCATGCGGGCTACCCAGAAGAA
Above is a genomic segment from Chitinophaga pollutisoli containing:
- a CDS encoding AI-2E family transporter, which translates into the protein MRPPVLKPPFYMKLSHILLALVLIVVILRTMKDILAPVAFGFLFAILLLPLAQGLERLKLPRGAACGLAVLIFVIFMAGGLYFISWQTSSFLTDLPVLEKRLMVLATDLTVWIDDKFHIDSDQQVAWINENAAKSITSLSNFIVNAVTSVSSVLIFLVFIPLYTFFLLFYRRLLVQFLLRLFRREYAGEVHEVIAHSRLVVKSYVVGLFIEMLVVAGLYILALVCLGVKYAVLLGTLGAIFNIIPYLGMVLTILVTVLVTLTTGTAGQAFWAAAIMFGIHLLDANVLLPRIVGSKVSINAMVTLLGVFIGSMIWGIAGMFISIPTMALLKVVFDKIPNMRPWGMIMGNED